The window AAAATTCATCATTGAAATTCTCACTTAACATAAATGGTTGTTAGACGTGGAACAGTCGAACCGGAATCGATTATCCAGCCGGTACGAACATTTGCAGTGTTGCCATTTGGCCCTGTAATTGGCATATCCACGGTGTAACGATGCCCAAATTGGTCAGCATTTCCAAGGGTTACAGGATTTTGTGTAACCCCTTTTTGAACTTGACTTATAAGGTCACCTGCATTGGATTGGTTATATCCCAACGCCGAACCAAAAACGACGGCTTTATTACCACCAACTGGGTGGTCGGGATTCAACGCGTAACCAGTCAGTTTTTGAGGATCAATCACGGCGTGCTCTGCATTTGGCAAAGCACCGTCCACGTTACCACTGCCACCCTGATTAAAGATCAGATTACCGAGATTGGTCGCACCATCAATCGCACCATTTACAAACCCACCGATAGCGTTTCCAATCTGCTGTGCTGTAAAAGGCGGTATGCTTGATTGTTGATCGCCCAACAGACCC is drawn from Sulfurirhabdus autotrophica and contains these coding sequences:
- a CDS encoding RHS repeat-associated core domain-containing protein — its product is ETGLTYYRARFYDPSIARFVSRDPIGLQGGINQYTYVGNNPINLIDPLGLLASEPALPGDNMIACAPICTGLGMIPGRAATAGLAGGTPGYRGLQQQKPNGSDGYQGLLGDQQSSIPPFTAQQIGNAIGGFVNGAIDGATNLGNLIFNQGGSGNVDGALPNAEHAVIDPQKLTGYALNPDHPVGGNKAVVFGSALGYNQSNAGDLISQVQKGVTQNPVTLGNADQFGHRYTVDMPITGPNGNTANVRTGWIIDSGSTVPRLTTIYVK